From Gloeocapsa sp. PCC 73106, a single genomic window includes:
- the murF gene encoding UDP-N-acetylmuramoyl-tripeptide--D-alanyl-D-alanine ligase, translating to MSLRLSLGQLSRIMQPITVTNSVNLTTIFLEGISTDSRFLQPGEAFLALKGENFDGHDFIESALSRGAIALIVDQDLSVKLLTQIPLFRVNNTLTAYQEIAHWWRTQLSIPVVGVTGSVGKTTTKELIGGILATQGRVLKTEGNYNNEIGVPKTLLKIDSSHDYAVIEMAMRGRGEIARLTQIASPTIGVITNVGTAHIGRLGSIDAIARAKCELLAQMQPTGVAVLNHDNQKLMTIATEVWRGETVTFGLEGGDICGKLLDQEMMRVDGVDLPLPLKGRHNALNYLGAIAVAKVLGVDLFPLTQGLEITIPGGRAKTYQLESDIWILDETYNAGLESMLAALELLQQTPGKRRIAVLGTMKELGEHGLNFHQQVGEVVKKLGIDYLCVYADEEVTKAIATGATGVQCAIFNNHQELLTHLRSLIQPGDRLLFKASRSVQLDRVVQQLIV from the coding sequence ATGTCCCTAAGACTTTCTCTCGGTCAACTCAGTAGGATTATGCAGCCAATTACGGTCACTAATTCTGTTAATTTAACTACAATTTTTCTGGAGGGAATCTCTACAGATAGTCGCTTTTTACAACCAGGGGAGGCTTTTCTGGCTTTAAAGGGAGAGAATTTTGACGGACACGATTTTATCGAATCTGCTTTAAGCCGAGGGGCGATCGCTCTGATTGTTGACCAGGACCTATCCGTAAAGTTACTTACGCAAATTCCTCTGTTTCGGGTTAATAATACCCTCACCGCTTATCAAGAGATTGCTCACTGGTGGCGCACTCAGTTAAGCATACCCGTTGTTGGTGTTACAGGCTCGGTGGGTAAAACGACTACCAAAGAGTTAATCGGGGGGATTTTAGCCACTCAGGGAAGAGTACTCAAAACAGAGGGTAACTATAACAACGAGATAGGAGTACCCAAGACTCTTTTAAAGATAGATAGTAGCCATGACTACGCGGTGATTGAAATGGCGATGCGAGGTAGGGGAGAAATCGCGCGGTTAACCCAAATAGCCAGCCCTACTATAGGAGTGATTACTAATGTGGGTACGGCTCACATCGGTAGGTTAGGCTCGATAGATGCTATTGCTCGTGCTAAGTGCGAGTTATTAGCTCAGATGCAACCGACGGGAGTAGCGGTACTTAATCATGATAACCAAAAACTGATGACGATCGCCACAGAGGTTTGGCGCGGTGAAACGGTTACTTTTGGTTTAGAGGGTGGAGACATCTGTGGTAAGCTTTTAGACCAGGAAATGATGAGAGTAGATGGTGTCGACTTACCCTTGCCCTTAAAAGGACGACACAACGCTTTAAACTATTTAGGGGCGATCGCTGTAGCTAAGGTGTTGGGGGTGGATTTGTTTCCTCTAACTCAGGGATTAGAAATCACTATACCTGGGGGTAGGGCTAAAACCTATCAGCTTGAGTCGGATATTTGGATTTTAGATGAAACTTATAACGCGGGTTTAGAATCCATGTTAGCCGCTTTAGAATTGTTACAACAAACTCCTGGAAAACGTCGGATCGCTGTGCTGGGAACTATGAAAGAATTGGGAGAACATGGGCTTAATTTCCATCAACAAGTAGGAGAAGTGGTTAAAAAACTGGGTATTGATTATCTTTGCGTCTACGCTGATGAGGAAGTAACCAAGGCGATCGCTACTGGTGCAACAGGTGTTCAGTGCGCAATTTTTAACAATCATCAGGAGTTACTTACCCATTTGCGCAGTCTAATTCAACCAGGCGATCGCTTGTTATTTAAGGCTTCTCGTTCAGTACAACTTGATCGCGTTGTGCAACAGTTAATTGTATGA